The Aquiluna sp. KACHI24 genome contains a region encoding:
- a CDS encoding RsmE family RNA methyltransferase: MHWFYEPDFAALRALSQETKRHLTSLRITDAEKFVVTDGRGSSWQVQSESGDVTSVEQHTIAVPPSVGFTLVQALAKSDRDELALQASVELGATEIIPWQAGRSIVRWDAKAERNRERWQAIAIESMKQSQRPWLPEVLPLATTKQLRPRGIGLVLNPRATLTLNQVAAADHYTLVVGPEGGITQDELDTMKSNGFLTVRLGQGVLRASSAGPAAIAALQQLHGEFRS; encoded by the coding sequence ATGCACTGGTTTTATGAGCCAGATTTTGCCGCACTGCGAGCTCTTTCCCAGGAGACCAAACGTCACCTCACTTCACTTCGTATCACCGATGCGGAAAAATTCGTCGTGACTGATGGCAGGGGCTCAAGCTGGCAAGTGCAGTCTGAGTCAGGGGACGTAACCTCTGTTGAGCAGCACACAATCGCCGTTCCACCCAGTGTTGGTTTCACTTTGGTGCAGGCTCTTGCTAAATCAGATCGCGATGAACTGGCCCTGCAAGCTTCGGTCGAGCTTGGTGCCACTGAAATCATCCCGTGGCAGGCTGGTCGCTCTATTGTTCGTTGGGATGCCAAGGCGGAGCGAAACAGAGAACGCTGGCAGGCAATCGCGATCGAATCAATGAAGCAATCTCAACGGCCGTGGCTTCCTGAAGTGCTACCGCTAGCAACGACTAAGCAGCTCAGGCCCCGAGGAATTGGTTTGGTTCTCAACCCCAGAGCGACACTGACGCTGAATCAGGTGGCGGCTGCTGACCACTACACACTTGTTGTCGGTCCAGAGGGCGGAATCACTCAGGACGAGCTTGACACCATGAAATCAAACGGATTCCTAACAGTTCGTCTTGGTCAAGGTGTCCTACGCGCCTCGAGCGCCGGACCCGCGGCAATTGCTGCCCTGCAGCAGCTTCACGGCGAGTTTCGCTCGTAG
- the ybeY gene encoding rRNA maturation RNase YbeY: MSIEISNETAIEVDTDRVLALASFVRDELKLHPGVDLGIIFIDEEPMTELHIKWMDEPGPTDVLSFPMDELRPGSDLVPSPEGVLGDIVVCPQVAIKQAEVAGHPMMNEVLLLVTHGILHLVGFDHAEPDEEREMFGLQKELLEKFYGSEV, translated from the coding sequence ATGAGCATTGAAATTTCCAATGAGACCGCCATCGAGGTCGATACCGACCGCGTTTTGGCCTTGGCTAGTTTCGTTCGAGATGAGCTAAAGCTTCATCCTGGCGTTGACCTCGGGATCATCTTTATTGATGAGGAGCCGATGACTGAGCTTCACATCAAGTGGATGGACGAACCTGGGCCGACCGACGTCCTGAGCTTCCCGATGGACGAGCTCAGACCTGGATCAGATCTGGTGCCATCTCCTGAGGGCGTGCTCGGCGACATCGTTGTCTGCCCACAGGTCGCCATCAAGCAGGCAGAGGTCGCGGGTCACCCGATGATGAATGAAGTCCTGCTGCTTGTGACCCATGGCATCTTGCACTTAGTCGGATTTGACCATGCAGAGCCAGATGAAGAGCGTGAGATGTTTGGTCTACAAAAGGAACTTCTGGAGAAGTTCTATGGGAGCGAAGTTTGA
- a CDS encoding HIT domain-containing protein gives MDCIFCKIIAGEFGTEILGENEHAVAFRDIHPQAKVHILCVPRSHTPNIASLEDSEVLNGLFALIRDVSSKFTDGQFRLQFNTGEREGQSVFHTHAHVLSGKER, from the coding sequence TTGGATTGTATTTTTTGCAAAATCATTGCCGGCGAGTTTGGTACTGAGATATTGGGTGAGAATGAGCACGCGGTCGCTTTCCGCGACATTCACCCACAAGCCAAGGTTCATATCCTCTGTGTTCCGAGATCCCACACCCCAAACATCGCGTCCTTGGAAGACAGTGAAGTTTTGAACGGTCTTTTTGCCCTTATCAGGGACGTTTCGTCCAAGTTCACCGATGGTCAGTTCAGGTTGCAGTTCAACACCGGTGAGCGAGAAGGGCAGTCGGTGTTTCATACCCATGCTCATGTGTTGAGTGGCAAAGAGCGCTAG
- the recO gene encoding DNA repair protein RecO, protein MPVYRDEGIIIRTHKLGEVDRILTILTRRHGQIRAVAKGVRKTSSRFGARLEPFMVADLQLYEGRNLDTVSQVEQLASYGAEIVADYQLYTIGNAILEAAERLTRETSSESHYLLLIGALRTLAQNQRPAPQVLDSYLLRSLALAGWVPDLEQCHLCQNSPISFSTHTGAVSCPSCELPGAVRLGGYGLELMRALLAGDWDTVAKADDQTKEAVGNVVSTYLQWQLERGLRSLRFLERSE, encoded by the coding sequence GTGCCGGTCTACAGGGATGAGGGAATCATCATCCGAACCCACAAGCTGGGCGAGGTTGATCGAATTCTCACCATTCTGACGAGGCGACACGGCCAGATTCGCGCTGTAGCAAAAGGCGTGCGTAAAACCAGTTCAAGGTTTGGTGCACGGCTAGAGCCGTTCATGGTGGCGGATCTTCAGCTATATGAGGGTCGCAACTTAGACACGGTTTCCCAGGTTGAGCAACTAGCTAGCTACGGCGCAGAGATTGTTGCTGATTACCAGCTCTACACAATCGGTAACGCGATCCTGGAAGCTGCCGAGCGGCTCACTCGTGAAACCTCCTCGGAAAGTCATTACCTGTTGTTGATTGGCGCGCTTCGAACCCTGGCACAGAACCAAAGGCCCGCTCCTCAGGTACTAGACAGTTACCTGCTTCGATCTCTCGCCCTGGCAGGCTGGGTGCCAGATCTGGAGCAGTGCCACCTGTGTCAAAATTCCCCGATTAGTTTTTCTACTCACACGGGAGCGGTTAGTTGTCCGAGCTGTGAGTTACCCGGCGCGGTTCGCCTCGGAGGTTATGGGCTCGAGCTAATGCGGGCGCTGTTGGCTGGAGATTGGGATACTGTTGCCAAGGCGGATGATCAGACCAAAGAGGCGGTGGGGAACGTCGTGAGCACCTATTTGCAGTGGCAATTGGAGCGCGGGTTGCGCTCGCTGCGTTTTCTGGAGCGAAGCGAATGA
- a CDS encoding hemolysin family protein has protein sequence MIELLLLIGAFIVTSLLAISQSYLEREADGRAGALSVARAFVLISVASLLLVLSPGSSIVLACGILFVWFTQQALGRLLGNAFGERLTELLDGPISKFAKLAAPIRLAVPEEAEEYEQELIDSVEEFSETVVREVMVPRVDMEVVQAEQSLEAALSLFVSTGYSRLPVISDGVDDVIGVLYLKDLARVTHQDPKLLQSTTAAQAARKPFFTPESKPVSELLQLMQQAKTQIAIVSDEYGGVAGIATVEDLIEELVGEIVDEYDREEAEIELIGDDLYRVSPRVTLDELSEHCEIELEDEDVDTVAGLLIKALGELPKGGETVSTHGLELTAERVDAKRGRVMSILVRKLGDD, from the coding sequence TTGATAGAGCTGCTGCTGCTTATCGGGGCATTTATAGTTACTTCGCTTCTGGCGATAAGTCAGTCCTACCTCGAGCGGGAAGCGGATGGTCGAGCTGGAGCGCTTTCGGTTGCTAGGGCATTCGTGCTTATCTCGGTTGCCTCATTGCTTTTGGTGCTCTCCCCGGGAAGCTCCATTGTTTTAGCGTGTGGGATTCTATTTGTCTGGTTCACGCAGCAGGCCCTTGGCCGCCTACTCGGAAATGCTTTTGGCGAGCGGCTCACAGAGCTGCTGGATGGCCCAATCTCCAAATTCGCAAAGTTAGCCGCACCGATCCGACTCGCCGTTCCCGAGGAGGCCGAGGAATATGAGCAAGAGCTCATCGACTCAGTTGAAGAGTTTTCAGAGACTGTGGTTCGCGAGGTAATGGTTCCGAGAGTTGACATGGAAGTAGTTCAAGCGGAGCAGTCGCTAGAGGCGGCGCTGAGCCTTTTTGTCTCTACCGGTTACTCAAGACTACCGGTAATTTCCGATGGCGTTGACGACGTGATCGGAGTGCTGTACTTGAAAGACCTCGCCAGGGTCACGCATCAAGATCCCAAGCTGCTGCAGTCCACCACTGCCGCTCAGGCAGCCAGAAAGCCGTTCTTCACGCCTGAGTCCAAACCAGTTTCGGAACTACTGCAGCTGATGCAGCAGGCCAAAACTCAGATTGCTATCGTTTCGGACGAGTACGGCGGTGTTGCAGGCATCGCGACCGTTGAAGATCTAATCGAAGAGCTGGTCGGCGAGATTGTCGACGAATACGATCGCGAAGAGGCTGAAATTGAGCTCATTGGAGATGACCTCTATCGCGTGAGTCCAAGAGTCACCCTCGATGAACTTTCCGAGCATTGTGAGATCGAACTTGAAGATGAAGACGTTGACACCGTAGCCGGATTGCTCATCAAGGCCCTCGGCGAACTGCCCAAGGGTGGAGAAACCGTGTCAACTCATGGTCTGGAACTAACGGCTGAACGAGTGGACGCAAAACGCGGTCGTGTAATGAGCATTCTGGTTAGAAAGCTTGGCGATGACTAA
- the hrcA gene encoding heat-inducible transcriptional repressor HrcA codes for MIPERSLEVLRAIVQDFIYSNQPVGSKALLDRHPLGVSAATIRNDMALLEEEELIKAPHTSSGRIPTEKGYRLFVDRLGEVKPLSQAERSAMERFLSEANDIDDVVERAARQLASLTNTLALVQYPSLGKSSVRHVELIQLAPTKVLLMLITDSGRIQQLQLDAQTEVDEALVQDLRGRLNGMLVASALSDVESRLNLLADEFAPERRAFVVQAVTALQSLVDANRQEKLVVSGSANLVRQGEDFSGELSSVLDAIEEQVVLLRLINELQADQNGVALRIGSEIGFEGISHASLVVSGYQSAGTEVARLGVMGPTRMDYSGNIAAVRAIARYLSQILEGNQ; via the coding sequence ATGATTCCAGAGCGTTCTTTAGAGGTGCTTCGGGCTATCGTCCAGGACTTCATCTACTCGAACCAACCCGTCGGCTCAAAAGCGCTTTTGGATCGACACCCGCTCGGAGTGTCCGCGGCAACGATTCGAAATGACATGGCGCTTCTAGAAGAAGAAGAGCTCATCAAGGCACCTCACACATCTTCGGGCCGTATTCCAACTGAAAAGGGATACCGGCTATTTGTCGATCGGTTAGGCGAGGTAAAGCCACTTTCGCAGGCGGAGCGATCTGCGATGGAGAGGTTCTTATCAGAGGCCAACGACATTGATGATGTCGTTGAGCGCGCTGCGAGGCAGCTGGCAAGTCTTACTAACACCCTTGCCCTGGTGCAGTATCCGTCATTGGGCAAATCGAGTGTTCGGCACGTAGAGCTAATTCAGCTCGCTCCTACGAAGGTTCTCTTGATGCTGATTACCGATTCCGGTCGGATTCAGCAGCTGCAGTTGGATGCGCAGACCGAGGTTGATGAGGCGCTGGTGCAGGACCTGCGTGGTCGACTCAATGGAATGTTGGTCGCATCTGCGCTGTCCGATGTTGAAAGCCGATTGAACCTCCTGGCTGATGAATTCGCCCCCGAAAGACGTGCATTTGTTGTTCAGGCCGTCACTGCTTTGCAATCCTTGGTAGATGCGAACCGCCAAGAAAAGTTGGTGGTCTCAGGGTCTGCGAACCTGGTTAGGCAGGGCGAGGATTTTTCTGGTGAACTTTCAAGCGTCCTCGATGCCATTGAGGAACAGGTTGTACTGCTCAGGCTGATCAACGAGCTGCAAGCAGATCAAAATGGTGTTGCTTTGCGCATCGGTTCTGAGATTGGGTTTGAGGGAATCAGTCACGCTTCCCTGGTGGTCAGCGGCTACCAAAGTGCTGGGACTGAGGTCGCACGCCTCGGAGTTATGGGCCCTACCCGCATGGACTATTCGGGGAACATCGCAGCTGTCAGAGCGATTGCTCGCTACTTATCTCAAATCTTGGAAGGTAATCAATGA
- the era gene encoding GTPase Era, which yields MTKSGFASFVGRPNVGKSTLTNALVGEKIAITSSRPQTTRKAIRGIVSRPAGQLVLVDLPGVHRPRTLLGERLNDLVQSTLSEVDLIAFCTPANEKLGPGDERLIAEIQKFPKAKKIAIVTKTDSVSKERLLEHLLSLGRLADFAEIVPVSALTGDQVDLLADLMIGLLPEGPLLYPAEVATDESLEDRICESIREKALEKLNDELPHSLAVTLDEFDQDQGRIFASVWVERDSQKGIVIGKAGSVLKAIGSEARAELAELIGRPIYLSLQVRVAKEWQRDPKQLGKLGF from the coding sequence ATGACTAAGTCTGGTTTTGCGAGTTTCGTGGGAAGACCAAATGTCGGCAAGTCGACCCTGACCAATGCCTTGGTGGGGGAGAAGATTGCCATCACTTCCTCGAGGCCACAGACAACTCGTAAGGCAATCAGAGGGATCGTCAGTCGTCCTGCAGGGCAGTTGGTATTGGTCGATCTACCAGGTGTTCACCGCCCAAGGACCCTCCTCGGCGAGCGGTTGAATGACCTTGTTCAGTCCACCCTCAGCGAGGTTGACCTGATCGCATTTTGCACCCCGGCTAATGAGAAGCTTGGGCCCGGGGACGAAAGGCTTATTGCGGAGATTCAGAAATTTCCCAAGGCAAAGAAGATCGCGATCGTCACCAAAACCGATTCGGTATCCAAAGAGCGGCTGCTCGAGCACCTGCTTTCTCTAGGTCGGCTCGCAGACTTCGCCGAAATCGTTCCAGTTTCGGCACTGACTGGAGACCAAGTGGATCTGCTCGCAGACTTGATGATTGGCCTATTGCCAGAGGGCCCACTGCTTTATCCGGCGGAGGTTGCCACCGATGAATCGCTAGAGGATCGCATCTGCGAGTCGATTCGTGAGAAGGCTCTTGAGAAGCTGAACGATGAACTACCTCACTCGTTAGCCGTGACTTTGGACGAATTCGATCAGGACCAGGGCAGGATATTCGCCTCGGTATGGGTTGAACGTGATTCGCAAAAGGGGATTGTCATCGGCAAGGCTGGGTCGGTATTGAAAGCAATCGGTTCCGAGGCACGTGCAGAGCTTGCCGAGCTAATCGGTCGCCCAATTTACCTATCACTTCAGGTCCGAGTTGCCAAGGAGTGGCAACGTGACCCCAAGCAGCTTGGGAAACTCGGTTTCTAG
- a CDS encoding PhoH family protein has translation MPTISFEIPPVALIDLLGPQDRLLRKIETEYPELKISNRGHQFTIEGRSELAEHAKRLILELVDVVRTGVKPDEKVLTESIRIIESNEVPAKVLGTGAITTPGKVVRAKTLGQKTYLSEIDDSTITFGIGPAGTGKTYLAVAKAVAALYSKQVSRIILTRPAVEAGERLGFLPGTLSEKIDPYLRPLFDALQEMLEPEATARLVQSGVIEVAPLAYMRGRTLNDSFIILDEAQNTTAEQMKMFLTRLGFGSKMVITGDVTQIDLPGGKSGLSLATRILKGVEGISISSLSSKDVVRHELVTRIVEAYDKVDFK, from the coding sequence GTGCCGACAATCAGTTTTGAAATCCCCCCGGTCGCATTGATCGACCTGCTGGGCCCCCAGGATCGCCTGCTCCGAAAAATCGAAACAGAATATCCCGAACTCAAGATCTCGAATCGTGGACACCAGTTCACGATCGAGGGCAGGAGCGAGCTTGCCGAACATGCCAAACGCCTAATACTTGAATTGGTTGACGTTGTTAGAACTGGTGTGAAACCCGATGAAAAGGTGCTCACCGAGAGCATTCGAATCATCGAGAGCAATGAGGTACCGGCAAAAGTATTGGGCACTGGTGCCATAACCACTCCGGGCAAAGTCGTTCGAGCCAAGACTCTTGGACAAAAGACCTACCTCAGTGAGATTGATGACAGCACCATTACCTTCGGTATTGGACCGGCCGGAACGGGGAAGACCTACTTGGCCGTAGCCAAGGCGGTGGCTGCGCTTTACTCGAAGCAGGTGAGTCGAATCATATTGACTCGCCCAGCCGTTGAGGCAGGGGAGCGCCTTGGTTTTCTGCCGGGAACCTTGAGTGAAAAAATCGACCCATACCTTCGCCCACTGTTTGATGCGTTGCAGGAAATGCTCGAACCCGAGGCTACCGCTCGACTGGTTCAGTCAGGTGTGATTGAGGTTGCTCCACTGGCCTACATGCGCGGAAGAACCTTGAACGATAGCTTCATCATCTTGGATGAGGCACAGAACACCACTGCCGAGCAGATGAAGATGTTTCTCACCAGGCTGGGCTTTGGTTCAAAGATGGTGATTACCGGTGACGTCACTCAGATTGACCTTCCAGGTGGAAAATCGGGATTGTCCCTTGCCACCAGAATTTTGAAGGGCGTTGAGGGGATTTCTATCTCTTCGCTCAGTTCGAAGGATGTGGTGCGACACGAGTTGGTGACCCGCATTGTTGAGGCGTATGACAAGGTTGACTTCAAATGA
- the dnaJ gene encoding molecular chaperone DnaJ — protein sequence MSDHYEALGVGRDASQDEIKKAYRRLARELHPDVNPDPQASERFKLVTHAYEVLSDPNARADYDRGGAAGFGLGDIFESFFGGSPRGPRSRAQRGQDALLRVDLDLRESVFGVQKTLTIDTAVLCDTCNGSCCKPGTGIKTCDVCRGSGQIQRQVQSFMGTMVTSAPCGSCRGTGEVIPDPCPSCRGQGRVRARRDLELEIPAGVSDGLRLHLPGQGEVGFAGGSNGDIYLEISVRPDPVFAREGDDLVATLEVPMTDAALGCEVMVETFDGERKVSIEAGAQHGDIILLRGLGSARLRSKGRGDLRLEIKILTPSRLDSKQRKLLAELRGMFKNDSPRLGSRRSRGRF from the coding sequence ATGAGCGACCATTACGAAGCCCTAGGTGTCGGTCGCGATGCCAGCCAGGACGAGATAAAAAAGGCTTACCGCAGGCTCGCGCGAGAGTTGCACCCAGATGTCAATCCGGACCCGCAGGCATCCGAGCGTTTCAAATTGGTGACCCATGCCTACGAGGTGCTATCTGACCCAAACGCGCGTGCTGATTATGACCGCGGTGGTGCTGCAGGTTTTGGACTGGGGGACATCTTTGAATCTTTCTTTGGTGGTTCACCCCGCGGCCCGCGCTCCAGGGCACAGCGTGGTCAAGACGCGCTGCTTAGAGTCGACCTAGATCTACGAGAGAGTGTTTTTGGGGTTCAAAAGACACTGACTATCGACACCGCGGTTCTTTGTGATACGTGCAATGGATCTTGCTGCAAGCCGGGCACGGGCATCAAAACCTGCGATGTTTGTAGAGGCTCGGGGCAGATCCAGCGCCAGGTCCAGTCCTTTATGGGAACCATGGTCACCAGTGCTCCATGTGGATCATGCCGTGGCACTGGAGAAGTTATCCCAGACCCATGCCCAAGCTGTCGCGGACAAGGAAGAGTGCGCGCCAGACGAGATCTCGAACTTGAAATCCCGGCGGGCGTTTCTGATGGCTTGCGCCTTCACCTACCTGGGCAGGGCGAAGTCGGATTCGCTGGTGGGTCGAACGGCGACATCTATCTAGAGATCTCAGTGCGGCCGGACCCAGTATTCGCCAGAGAGGGCGATGATTTGGTGGCCACCCTCGAAGTGCCAATGACCGATGCCGCACTTGGCTGCGAGGTAATGGTGGAGACCTTTGATGGGGAGCGCAAGGTAAGCATCGAAGCCGGTGCTCAGCATGGCGACATCATTTTGTTGCGAGGTCTTGGTTCCGCCCGACTTCGCAGCAAGGGCCGTGGGGATCTACGGCTGGAGATCAAGATCCTCACGCCCTCGAGATTGGACTCAAAGCAGCGAAAACTGCTTGCCGAGCTCAGGGGGATGTTCAAAAATGATTCACCTAGGCTTGGCTCGAGGCGATCGCGGGGTCGCTTCTGA
- the hemW gene encoding radical SAM family heme chaperone HemW yields MGALPEGNPWPESNRLATLREPDSFHAYVHIPFCEVRCGYCDFNTYTASELGEVSRSDFDSALISEIEFAANVLSESEIVPRQLSSVFFGGGTPSLMAGEQIHRILNQLSSKFGLAKDAEITLEANPESTSLELLEQLVSAGVNRISFGAQSFDPEVLSVLDRTHRPELLSPLVSYAKDLGLRTSIDLIYGAPGESIESWTATLDAAIALGTEHISAYSLIVEEGTKLATKIRRGLLADVDEDLNAQKHSLADQMFEAAGLRWYEVSNWGNPSVHNQAYWSSKNWWGFGPGAHSHINGNRFWNRKHPAAYQQALKTGSPAIGHEQIDELTHLTESIMLQLRTSEGLDRSVLSRAEVSASVVAKYLAEGKLTMEHNRIYVTKKGRLLVDGIALDLVSSIKA; encoded by the coding sequence TTGGGCGCGCTTCCAGAGGGTAATCCCTGGCCTGAGTCAAACAGGCTTGCCACTTTGCGGGAGCCGGATTCATTTCATGCCTATGTCCACATCCCTTTCTGCGAGGTCAGATGCGGTTACTGCGATTTCAATACCTATACCGCGTCCGAGCTCGGTGAGGTATCTAGATCAGATTTTGATTCAGCGCTTATTTCTGAAATCGAATTTGCGGCCAACGTGCTTAGCGAATCGGAGATAGTCCCTCGCCAACTGAGTTCAGTTTTTTTTGGTGGCGGAACCCCCTCACTAATGGCAGGGGAGCAGATTCATAGAATTCTCAACCAGCTCAGTTCGAAATTTGGGTTGGCGAAAGACGCTGAGATCACGCTCGAGGCGAACCCAGAGAGCACCTCACTCGAGTTGCTTGAGCAGCTCGTTTCGGCCGGGGTGAACCGGATTAGCTTTGGAGCCCAGAGTTTTGATCCAGAGGTGCTTAGTGTCTTGGACCGAACCCACAGGCCAGAGCTTCTTTCTCCTCTGGTTAGTTATGCCAAGGATCTTGGGCTGAGAACCAGCATTGACCTGATCTATGGTGCGCCAGGGGAGAGCATTGAATCCTGGACGGCAACTTTGGATGCCGCTATTGCCCTTGGCACCGAGCACATTTCCGCCTATTCGTTGATAGTTGAAGAGGGAACAAAGCTGGCAACTAAAATTCGTAGAGGTCTACTGGCTGATGTGGATGAAGACCTCAACGCCCAGAAGCACTCATTGGCAGATCAAATGTTTGAGGCAGCGGGACTTCGGTGGTACGAGGTATCGAACTGGGGGAATCCATCGGTACACAACCAGGCGTATTGGAGTTCAAAGAATTGGTGGGGATTTGGCCCAGGAGCACACTCACACATAAATGGGAATCGGTTCTGGAATCGTAAGCACCCAGCTGCCTACCAGCAAGCTCTCAAGACAGGGTCACCGGCAATAGGCCACGAACAGATTGACGAACTGACGCACCTAACCGAGAGCATCATGCTCCAGCTTCGCACCAGTGAAGGTTTGGATCGGAGTGTTCTCTCAAGGGCTGAGGTTTCTGCTTCGGTGGTCGCGAAATATCTCGCCGAGGGAAAGCTCACCATGGAGCACAACCGCATCTATGTGACTAAGAAGGGTCGACTTTTAGTTGACGGCATTGCTTTGGACCTAGTGAGTTCCATCAAGGCTTGA
- the leuA gene encoding 2-isopropylmalate synthase: MKNNQKPSKMPYGRYVPFHEQIKVDLPDRTWPTKRIEVAPRWCAVDLRDGNQALIDPMSPERKLKMFQLLVQMGYKEIEVGFPSASQTDFDFVRILIEEGHIPEDVTIQVLTQSRDHLIERTFESLRGAKRAIVHFYNSTSVLQRRVVFGQDKEGIKQIALDAARKCLGLESTLPGTEIFYEYSPESYTGTELEYALEVCNAVAAVIKPTPERKLIINLPATVEMITPNVYADSIEWMSRNLEPRDSILLSLHPHNDRGTAVAAAELGYMAGADRIEGCLFGNGERTGNVDLVTLGLNLFSQGIDPQIDFSDIDHIKRTVEYCNQLPVPERSPYGGDLVYTAFSGSHQDAIKKGFEHLHKDAAAAGVSVDEFTWAVPYLPIDPKDVGRSYEAVIRVNSQSGKGGVAYLLKTDHNLDLPRKLQIEFSRVVQGHTDASGGEVTSDALWQIFMDEYLPVTDPALKWGRFELKRMRTESNMDGEVNLSVTLRDGAGELESLGIGNGPISAFIDILNKQGVELRLLDYVEHTLAQGGDALAAAYIEIELGGKNLWGVGIDGDISTASLKALISAVNRALR; encoded by the coding sequence ATGAAAAATAATCAAAAGCCATCCAAGATGCCCTATGGCCGCTATGTGCCATTTCACGAGCAGATCAAGGTTGATCTACCAGACCGTACCTGGCCAACTAAGCGCATCGAGGTAGCACCGCGCTGGTGTGCAGTCGACCTGCGAGACGGCAACCAGGCGCTAATTGACCCAATGAGCCCAGAGCGCAAGCTGAAGATGTTTCAGCTTTTGGTTCAGATGGGATACAAGGAGATCGAGGTTGGGTTCCCATCCGCGTCTCAGACCGACTTCGATTTCGTCCGCATTTTGATTGAAGAGGGGCACATTCCCGAAGACGTCACGATTCAGGTGTTGACGCAGTCAAGAGACCACCTAATCGAGCGCACTTTTGAGTCGCTGCGCGGGGCCAAGCGCGCCATTGTCCACTTCTACAACTCCACTTCGGTTTTGCAGCGTCGTGTGGTGTTTGGTCAGGACAAAGAGGGAATCAAGCAGATTGCTCTTGACGCTGCAAGAAAGTGCCTAGGTCTGGAGTCGACTCTTCCCGGTACTGAGATCTTCTATGAGTATTCACCAGAGTCCTACACCGGCACCGAACTTGAGTATGCCTTGGAAGTTTGTAACGCAGTCGCTGCAGTGATCAAGCCGACCCCGGAGCGAAAGCTCATCATCAACTTGCCGGCCACGGTTGAGATGATCACGCCCAATGTTTACGCAGACTCCATCGAGTGGATGTCTCGCAACCTAGAACCCCGTGACTCGATACTGCTATCGCTGCACCCCCACAATGACCGCGGTACTGCAGTTGCGGCTGCGGAGCTTGGCTACATGGCTGGTGCAGATCGAATCGAGGGTTGCTTGTTTGGTAACGGTGAGCGCACCGGAAACGTTGACCTAGTTACTCTCGGCCTGAATCTTTTCTCACAGGGGATTGATCCGCAAATTGATTTTTCGGACATCGATCACATCAAGCGCACCGTTGAGTACTGCAACCAACTTCCGGTTCCAGAGCGTTCACCCTATGGGGGCGATTTGGTCTACACCGCCTTCTCTGGATCTCACCAGGATGCAATCAAGAAGGGCTTCGAGCACCTGCACAAGGACGCAGCCGCAGCTGGTGTTTCGGTAGATGAGTTCACCTGGGCGGTCCCATACCTTCCGATTGATCCGAAAGATGTTGGAAGAAGCTACGAGGCTGTGATCCGTGTCAATTCTCAATCTGGCAAGGGTGGAGTGGCCTACCTGTTGAAGACCGATCACAACCTAGATCTTCCGAGAAAACTTCAGATTGAGTTCTCTCGCGTCGTCCAAGGTCACACCGATGCATCGGGTGGCGAGGTCACCTCTGACGCGCTGTGGCAGATTTTCATGGATGAGTATCTACCCGTTACTGATCCGGCCTTGAAGTGGGGTCGTTTTGAACTCAAGCGCATGCGCACGGAGTCGAACATGGACGGCGAGGTAAATCTGAGCGTTACGCTCCGCGATGGAGCTGGCGAGCTTGAATCACTCGGTATTGGCAACGGACCAATCTCCGCCTTTATCGACATTTTGAATAAGCAGGGTGTCGAACTGAGGTTGCTTGACTACGTTGAGCACACGCTCGCTCAGGGTGGTGACGCTCTCGCGGCCGCTTACATCGAAATAGAACTCGGCGGCAAGAACCTTTGGGGAGTCGGTATTGATGGAGACATTTCCACCGCGTCTTTGAAGGCTTTGATCTCCGCGGTGAACCGAGCGCTGAGGTAA